In Solea senegalensis isolate Sse05_10M linkage group LG6, IFAPA_SoseM_1, whole genome shotgun sequence, one genomic interval encodes:
- the LOC122771436 gene encoding cell wall integrity and stress response component 2-like encodes MLKLVLVLGCLLSLTLAQPRDMARKRVARSSSESDSASGSDERTTSTSTSSVSQLLELLKLLLSTTTTTTAATTTTTTTKAPATTAAATTK; translated from the exons ATGCTGAAGTTAGTGCTTGTGCTTGGATGCCTCCTGAGCCTCACTCTGGCTCAACCT AGAGACATGGCTCGCAAACGTGTTGCCCGCTCAAGTTCTGAGTCTGACTCAGCATCAGGCTCCGACGAG CGAACTACTAGTACTAGTACTAGTTCTGTTTCACAACTGCTTGAGCTGCTGAAACTCTTACTTTCtaccacaacaactacaactgcagccactactactactactacaactaaaGCTCctgccaccactgctgctgcaactaCCAAGTAG